The candidate division WOR-3 bacterium nucleotide sequence GCGCGGAGATCACCCGCCTCAGGTTGACGGCGGAGTCTGCTCGGAGGGGAACTCGTCCTGGGGCTGTGATCTGGGGGAGCGACCGGCGTAGGAGAGGTAGAGGACGAACGCGGCAACGACCGCCACTACCAACACCCATATCGTACCTGACTTGTTCTTCATAGGCAGTGTAAGATTCTAGGACGAGCTGTACATTCTGTCAACCAGGCGGCAGCGTGGCCGAGCCGGGCGTAGCCGGCAAGAGGACGGGGACGGTTCGCCACAGAGGGCACCAAGGTACGAAGAGAGCCAGCCGAGGGCGGACCTTGATAGACAAAGATGTGGCTCCGGACGGCCTCAGGTGCAGCTGCGAGCTAGCGCGGTTCGAAGAACGCCTTGCCCCGGAATTCCACCTGCTTGATTCGGCGGCTGCGCAGCAGGCGATGCAGGGCCGCTTCGATCTCGCGCGGCGCGACACCCAGCGAGCAGACCAGGTCCAGTTGCGTTACCGGCCGACCCTGAACCGTCGCGAGAATCGCCTCGTCCGGCCGGTCTGAGACTTGGGACTTTCGACTCTGGACTTTCGACTTCGTCTCTCCTATGACGTCCGTGTTCGGGCCAAACAGGCACTGGATCTGTTCGAGGTCGTCAGATGACATCGGCCTCGCGGACTTCTCGGCGGGCGGCCGCACGACCGTGTTGAGCTGGACCCGGTCCGGCTTTATCTCCCACGCCGCCTTGCGCAGGGCCACGACGTGCTCGACCGAGTCGTTGACGTCTTTCACGAGCATTATCTCCAGCCAGATCTTGCCGCGATAGCCGCGGCGGAAGAGCTTCAGCCCCTCGATGATGTCCGCTATCTTCAGGTCGCGGTGGTTGCGGTCGACCCGGGCGAAGTTGCGCTGGTCGGCGGCGTCGAGCGAAGGCACCACCAGGTCGGCGGCATAGAGGTCGCGCCGGACCTGCGGGTCGGTGAGCAGGGTCGAGTTGGTGATGACCGCGACGGGAATGGCGAACTCACGCTTGAGCCGGCGGATGATGCGGCCGATGTCTCGGTTGAGGGTGGGTTCGCCTTCGCCCGAAAACGTGAGAAAAGAGACGGGCTCGCGGGTTCCCGGGTCCCGGGGTTCTGGTTTCCGAGCCCGAACCCCTGAACCCCCGATCCCTTGACCACTTTCCCGGATGGCGGTGCGGACGGCGGAGAGGATGTCGTTGATTGGGAAGAAGGAGCGGCGGTCGTACGTTTTCCTGGGGGTCTTGCCGCACTGGCAGTAGACGCAGTCGAGGGTGCAGGTCTTGAACGGGATGATGTTGATGCCGAGCGAGAGGCCGAGGCGGCGGCTCGGAACAGGACCGTAGACGAAGCTGTGTTCCACGGGGGAATTCCTAATACCTGATTCCCAATGACCAACGAATCCACATTGGCTGAATGCGGAAACCCGCCTGCAGTTGGTCATTCACTAGGAATTGGCAATTGGTCATTCGGGTTTCCCGGCCAGGAGGCCGGGCAAGTGCGCTTTGAGGTAGTCCAGGCCCTGCTCGGTGCTCGAGAATACGCCTTCGAGCTGCAAGTCCTCCAGTTCCTGCAGGATGACTTTGAAGACCGGGCCGGGCTTGAGGCCGAGCGCAATCAGCTCGTTGCCGGTGACGAAGCGCTTCACTTTCAGCTTCGCGGCTTCGGCACGGCGCTGGTCGATCATGCGCGCGATTGTGTCTTCCAGGTGCCCGGTGCGGCCGGCAGTGGCCCAGCCGTCGGCAAAGCAGAGGATCATCATGCCGAACGCGTCTTCGCCCAGGTCGCGGAAGAACCGGCGCACGGCCCTGTCGGTCAGGTCCGGGGCGGTGGCGAGCAGGTGCAGCCGCATGTGCTCGGCCACCAGGGTCGAGAGCATGGCGGTCTGGGCGCGGGAGAGGCGGAGCCGGTCGCGCCCGATTCTGGCGGCAGCGCGAGCTCCCAGGCTGTCGTGACCGTAGAAATGGGTTTCGCCCTGGACGTTGATGAAACGGGTTTCCGGTTTGGCCGTATCGTGGAGCAGGCCGGCGAGTTTGAGGAGGGCGCGGCGGTAGGGAAGGGACGAGGGAGGAGAGTGGAGGGAGGAGTCAGGAGCGGGAGTCGGGAGTGGAGAGTCGGGAGTTGAAGGAGCGGACGCGGGAACATGGGGACGCTGGGACACGGTGTCCGCCGGAGTGTCCGACTTCTGACTTCCGACATCTGACTTCTCGCCACCGACTTCGGCCGGTGCTTCGGAGACTCCCCATTTGTCGAAGTACGCGGTCCACTCCAGGTCGAAGCGATGGAAGTAGGAGTCGTCGGTGACGATTTCCTCGATCTTGTAGTAGGTCCGCAGCGAGTGCTCGCGCAGGTCCTCGTCAGCGAGCAGCGGTACGAGCTCGGGGAGGATGTCCTGCAGCCGGCCGAGGTCGAAGAGCTTGCGCATGTAGGTGTAGGAGCCGGGGCACTCCATTATCCGGAGCAGTTCCGCGCCGATGCGCTCGGGCGCGGTATTCTTGAGCGTGACCAGGCGGCCGAGGTCGAATACCGATTCATCGATGCGGAAGTCGAGTTCGAGGGCGATGCGGATGGCGCGGAGCAGGCGGAGCGGGTCGAGTTTGAGCGAGTCCGGGGTGACGGGCCGGAGCAGGCGCTCGGTGATGTCTCTGCGGCCGGCGACGATATCCAGGATGTCGCCGACGCCGTCCGGCAGGATTTCCACGGCCAGGGCGTTGGCAGTGAAGTCACGGCGACGGATGTCATCCTCGAATCTCTTGTTCCCGAAGCCGTTGAAGTCGAAGGTCAGGTCTCGGTAGTAGACGACCCGGGCTTCGTCGTCCGGCTCCGAGAGGACCACCAGGCTGCCGTGAACCTTGCGGGCAAAGGCGGAGGCGAACTCGAGACCCGACCCCGACACCGCGAAGTCAAAGTCGGTCGGCTCGCGGCCAAGCAGGATATCCCGAATCGTGCCGCCGACGAGGAACAGTCTCCGCGCGCCTTTGAGTTCGAGC carries:
- a CDS encoding HD domain-containing protein encodes the protein MTPASPDAILSLNVQEVIERTLRALGRPYERLLELKGARRLFLVGGTIRDILLGREPTDFDFAVSGSGLEFASAFARKVHGSLVVLSEPDDEARVVYYRDLTFDFNGFGNKRFEDDIRRRDFTANALAVEILPDGVGDILDIVAGRRDITERLLRPVTPDSLKLDPLRLLRAIRIALELDFRIDESVFDLGRLVTLKNTAPERIGAELLRIMECPGSYTYMRKLFDLGRLQDILPELVPLLADEDLREHSLRTYYKIEEIVTDDSYFHRFDLEWTAYFDKWGVSEAPAEVGGEKSDVGSQKSDTPADTVSQRPHVPASAPSTPDSPLPTPAPDSSLHSPPSSLPYRRALLKLAGLLHDTAKPETRFINVQGETHFYGHDSLGARAAARIGRDRLRLSRAQTAMLSTLVAEHMRLHLLATAPDLTDRAVRRFFRDLGEDAFGMMILCFADGWATAGRTGHLEDTIARMIDQRRAEAAKLKVKRFVTGNELIALGLKPGPVFKVILQELEDLQLEGVFSSTEQGLDYLKAHLPGLLAGKPE
- a CDS encoding radical SAM protein; this translates as MTNCRRVSAFSQCGFVGHWESGIRNSPVEHSFVYGPVPSRRLGLSLGINIIPFKTCTLDCVYCQCGKTPRKTYDRRSFFPINDILSAVRTAIRESGQGIGGSGVRARKPEPRDPGTREPVSFLTFSGEGEPTLNRDIGRIIRRLKREFAIPVAVITNSTLLTDPQVRRDLYAADLVVPSLDAADQRNFARVDRNHRDLKIADIIEGLKLFRRGYRGKIWLEIMLVKDVNDSVEHVVALRKAAWEIKPDRVQLNTVVRPPAEKSARPMSSDDLEQIQCLFGPNTDVIGETKSKVQSRKSQVSDRPDEAILATVQGRPVTQLDLVCSLGVAPREIEAALHRLLRSRRIKQVEFRGKAFFEPR